The proteins below are encoded in one region of Spirochaetota bacterium:
- a CDS encoding MoxR family ATPase: protein MDYFKGTSEYVLSSELRDNVNVSIELGRPLLVKGEPGTGKTLLAHSIAKGLKKELKIWNIKSTTKAREGLYVYDTVQRLNDARFGDKDITDISHYIKLGKLGEAFTAKEQVVLLVDEIDKADIEFPNDLLNELDEMSFYIPETGVTVKPEHRPIIIITSNSEKELPDPFLRRCIFHYIEFPEEKLMEEIIYVHFPKIQDVLLRECMKKFYWIRQFDMLRKKPSTSELIDWIQALIAGGLAPSKIEKELPFLGTLLKKKEDVDLVAQSGTSHYAYNSSARSRNVY from the coding sequence ATGGACTATTTCAAGGGAACGAGCGAATACGTACTGTCCTCCGAGCTGCGTGATAACGTTAACGTTTCAATAGAGCTCGGTCGACCGCTGCTCGTGAAGGGCGAACCCGGCACCGGAAAAACCCTGCTTGCGCACTCCATAGCGAAGGGTCTCAAGAAGGAGCTTAAAATATGGAATATCAAATCGACCACCAAGGCCCGTGAAGGCCTCTATGTATACGATACCGTGCAGCGATTGAACGATGCGCGCTTCGGCGACAAGGATATAACCGATATCTCACACTACATCAAGCTTGGAAAACTCGGCGAAGCCTTCACGGCGAAGGAACAGGTCGTGCTCCTCGTGGACGAGATCGACAAGGCCGACATTGAATTCCCCAACGACCTGCTGAACGAGCTCGACGAAATGAGTTTCTATATCCCGGAAACCGGCGTCACCGTCAAACCGGAGCATCGGCCCATTATCATTATTACTTCAAACAGCGAGAAGGAGCTTCCGGACCCATTCCTGCGCAGGTGCATTTTCCACTACATCGAATTCCCGGAAGAAAAACTCATGGAAGAGATCATCTACGTTCACTTCCCCAAGATACAGGACGTCCTGCTTCGCGAATGCATGAAAAAATTTTACTGGATCCGCCAATTCGACATGCTTCGCAAGAAACCCTCCACCAGCGAGCTCATAGACTGGATCCAGGCGCTTATCGCGGGGGGACTTGCTCCGTCGAAGATTGAAAAAGAGCTCCCCTTCCTGGGAACCCTGCTGAAGAAGAAGGAAGACGTGGACCTGGTGGCGCAGTCGGGGACCTCACACTACGCGTACAATTCCAGCGCAAGGTCGAGGAATGTTTATTAA
- a CDS encoding YjbQ family protein: MIHTINVRTPQKEVLLEITGEIRKIVQESGVKDGFCCIYTPHTTAAITINENADFSVSRDIIKGLASLGLERISFAHGEGNSPAHIKSSLVGCSETVFIEAGKLMLGTWQGIFLCEFDGPRNRTVLVKIM; this comes from the coding sequence ATGATTCACACCATAAACGTAAGAACCCCGCAAAAAGAAGTACTGCTTGAAATAACCGGGGAAATCCGGAAAATCGTGCAGGAGAGCGGCGTGAAAGACGGCTTTTGCTGTATCTATACTCCGCATACGACCGCTGCGATTACAATTAATGAAAACGCGGACTTTTCGGTATCGCGCGACATAATAAAAGGTCTTGCCTCGCTTGGACTCGAACGGATTTCCTTTGCGCACGGGGAAGGCAATTCGCCCGCGCATATCAAATCATCTCTCGTCGGGTGCTCCGAGACGGTGTTCATTGAAGCGGGAAAACTCATGCTTGGAACGTGGCAGGGCATATTTTTATGTGAATTTGACGGTCCAAGAAACAGGACCGTATTGGTTAAAATCATGTAA